The following are encoded together in the Pleurocapsa sp. FMAR1 genome:
- a CDS encoding glycine zipper 2TM domain-containing protein, with protein MNEENKNKERQEQKIPEVTQKSKHNALETGIGAVGGGVAGAAIGSKLIGGKTGAVVGAIAGAVVGGAMSDVVGEDLEQLEQKAMEVLGEAQGENEILAHYSWEQLQALSRPQT; from the coding sequence ATGAACGAAGAAAATAAGAATAAAGAGCGGCAAGAGCAAAAAATACCAGAAGTTACCCAGAAATCAAAGCATAATGCCTTGGAAACAGGAATTGGTGCGGTTGGTGGCGGTGTAGCTGGTGCTGCAATTGGTAGTAAATTAATCGGCGGTAAAACTGGTGCTGTAGTAGGTGCGATCGCTGGTGCTGTAGTTGGCGGTGCAATGAGTGATGTAGTCGGAGAAGATCTAGAACAACTCGAACAAAAGGCGATGGAAGTTTTAGGAGAAGCTCAGGGAGAAAATGAAATTCTCGCCCATTATTCTTGGGAGCAACTGCAAGCCTTATCCAGACCGCAAACTTAA